The genomic interval CCGGAGCCTGATAATCAATCCCTACCGCTTTTATTAATGCCATGTTTGAATCTGAAAGTAAACTGTATTTTACTTTATCTTTTTCTTCTGTTATTTTTAGATTTTCAGGAGAATCCGGACTTACAGCAATAATTTGGTAACCTAAATCGATAATTTGTTTTTCAGCTCCAGCCAATGACTGCAAATGGATATTGCAATACGGACACCAACCGCCGCGATAAAAAACAAGAACCGTTTTTTTCTTGTTAAGTAAGTCTAAAATACTAACATCTGCATTTTCAGGTGTTTTCAAACTTGCATTTGGAATTTTTTCACCAATTAATAAAGGTGCAATATCCGTTGCCGATTTAGGAGTCGGTTTTTGTGCATGAGCAGCCGAAGTCAGGGCTGTCAGAAAAATTAAAAGTATTTTTTTCATAGTGTATTTGTTTTACATCTTTTTGATGATGTAAAATTATAGCACTACGAAAAAGCAAAATGTCGGCTAATTTACACTTCTGGTAAAATAGTTTTTAAGCTATTGTATTTATTAAATGTTTCACGCAGATTTGGAAAGATTTAGGCAGATAAACACAGATTTATTTTAATTAAATCTGTTAAAATCTTTTAAAATCTGCGTGAAAAAAATCTAACGAATTATTATAATTTGGTAATATCAGGAATGATAATTTCCTTTCTGTTGTAGCTCAACAGCTGGTTAATTTCCATTTCATTCAGTAATTGTGTAGCGGTTTGTCTCGAAGTACAAATAATTTGGGCAATATCATTTTGGGTTAAATAATTTTCGAGAGTTACCGAATTTCCATTTTTTACACCTTCATTTTCTGCCCAGTCTTTAAGAAATTGATAAAGTCTGGTTTTGGCGTCTTTAGAAATTAAATTAGCATAACTGTTCTTGACGCGTTTCATTTTTAAACCAACAAATTTGGTATATGAAATTGCAAGAGTAGGATTTCGAAGTAATAAATCTTCAAAATCAGACATTAAAAAACTGCAGATTACAACATCATCAGAAAGTACTTTTGCATATTCTTCTTCCTTACTATCTGTTTCTAAAGTTAATTCGCCAAACAAATCTCCTTTTTGAATAATGTCTTTTATTGTTTCATTGCCATCATCATCAATAGCCACAATTTTTATGTTTCCTTTTTTGAGTAAAAAAATACGAGGCACATCAGAAGAAGAGAAATAAATAATTTCTCCTTTTGATGCTTTTTTAAAACCGGTAATAATGCATAATTGTTTGATTTGTGAATAGCTCAGCGTTCTAAACAATTTATGATCCCGCAAGTACCAATATTTTAAATCTTCGTACATAAAAATTAAATCTGTTGGTGTAAAAGTAATTAATTTAACAGTTACATGTGATTATCTTTCCGATAAGTTTTAAGTACGCTGATGAGGCGGATTCGCTACCGCGAAGACGCTGATTGAGGCGGATTTTTTATTTTCAAAAATAATAGAAATCCGTTTTATCCGCGTCTTCGCGAAGCGAATCCGTGTCATCCGCGTTCAATTTAAAGTTAAAAACAAAACCCTTTTAAAGCCTAAACTTCAAAAGGGTTTTTATTAATTTATTTTTATAGAAGATTATCCTGCGATAACGGCTCTTGAAATTACTATTTTCTGGATTTCAGAAGTTCCTTCATAGATTTGAGTAATTTTTGCATCACGCATTAAACGCTCAACATGGTATTCTTTCACATAACCATTTCCTCCGTGAATCTGAACAGCTTCTACAGAAGTATCCATAGCAACCTGCGAAGCAAATAATTTTGCCATTGCCCCACTTACATCGTAGTTTTTATGCTGATCTTTATCCCAGGCTGCTTTCATACATAAATGACGCGCCGCTTCTATATTCACAGCCATATCTGCTAATTTAAAAGCAATTGCCTGATGATTGCAGATTTCTGTTCCGAATGCTTTTCTTTCTTTAGAATATTTCAAAGCCAGTTCATAAGCTCCGGAAGCAATTCCTAAAGCCTGAGATGCAATACCAATTCTACCTCCTGCTAAAGTTTTCATTGCAAATTTAAATCCGAAACCGTCTTCACCAATTCTGTTTTCTTTCGGAACTTTTACATCCGTAAACATTAAAGAATGCGTATCAGAACCACGGATTCCCATTTTTTGCTCTTTTGGACCAACAGAGAAACCTGGCATATCTTTAGTCATAATCAAGGCATTGATTCCTTTATGTTTTAATTCAGGATGCGTTTGTACAATTACTAAATATACCGAAGCTGTGTTTCCGTTTGTAATCCAGTTTTTAGTTCCGTTTACCAA from Flavobacterium sp. carries:
- a CDS encoding peroxiredoxin-like family protein codes for the protein MKKILLIFLTALTSAAHAQKPTPKSATDIAPLLIGEKIPNASLKTPENADVSILDLLNKKKTVLVFYRGGWCPYCNIHLQSLAGAEKQIIDLGYQIIAVSPDSPENLKITEEKDKVKYSLLSDSNMALIKAVGIDYQAPENYKEVINVHSNGINNSLLPVPSVFVVNTDADILFEYIAPDFKQRISTELLVSVLKNLK
- a CDS encoding Crp/Fnr family transcriptional regulator → MYEDLKYWYLRDHKLFRTLSYSQIKQLCIITGFKKASKGEIIYFSSSDVPRIFLLKKGNIKIVAIDDDGNETIKDIIQKGDLFGELTLETDSKEEEYAKVLSDDVVICSFLMSDFEDLLLRNPTLAISYTKFVGLKMKRVKNSYANLISKDAKTRLYQFLKDWAENEGVKNGNSVTLENYLTQNDIAQIICTSRQTATQLLNEMEINQLLSYNRKEIIIPDITKL
- a CDS encoding acyl-CoA dehydrogenase, giving the protein MDFNLTEEHLMIQQAARDFAQNELLPGVIERDEKQIFPAEQVKKMGELGFMGMMVDPKYGGSGLDAISYVIAMEEISKVDASASVVMSVNNSLVCWGLQEYGTEEQKQKYLPGLASGQIHGAFCLSEPEAGSDATSQKTTAIDMGDHYLVNGTKNWITNGNTASVYLVIVQTHPELKHKGINALIMTKDMPGFSVGPKEQKMGIRGSDTHSLMFTDVKVPKENRIGEDGFGFKFAMKTLAGGRIGIASQALGIASGAYELALKYSKERKAFGTEICNHQAIAFKLADMAVNIEAARHLCMKAAWDKDQHKNYDVSGAMAKLFASQVAMDTSVEAVQIHGGNGYVKEYHVERLMRDAKITQIYEGTSEIQKIVISRAVIAG